The Novosphingobium kaempferiae genome includes a window with the following:
- a CDS encoding DUF3857 domain-containing transglutaminase family protein — MATRIKGVDVRLAITVCLATMLAGGTAHAAGDQVQRGPVPKWAVQSEPMPVPDDAAGAVFMRRQDTEVHLDEKGQVLFNAYRARILHPNALQLGNVSIAWNPAAGAPVVHGIRIYRGDEVIDVLKNASFEVLRREDQLEAAQLDGNLTAVLRIPDLRVGDELEFGATIRSSDPTLGRNDAGLLVLAAEPAPGRFHLRLSWEGADKPAVKMSPDMEKAARPDAQVIDYLFDNPAALTPPKDAPPRYLWQRVVEFSRFSDWQGISRRFAPLFATASKLDAKSPLRQEAARIAAASASPLDRASAALKLVQQDIRYIYVGLDGGNFTPAAADETWRRRYGDCKGKTALLLALLREMGIEAQPVLVNNGGGDDGLDQRLPSPRMFDHVLVQARIEGKSYWLDGTLPAVVLPGADPVMPYEWVLPLTTEGSTLQHLDWKPAARPDQVTLFEIDARAGFDKPARITNTVIRRGIEGLQQEVQFSALTPAQMLSGFRQQAIGDTWQTIDDVKWHYDRKAQASVLTISGTGTVDWDDGGDGAKSLALPGGGFNPPEKRLRAAEQDQSLPYYNKPDFDCRVTTVRLPEKTRPGQWTHKDDIDNRMFGRSYYRAFDVRDGALRMVRGLRVEQKEVDAARALHDNGRVASFDNSMAWITYDPAAADTDNKAGRPVPATYDIDWTADGVPCLASMAAK, encoded by the coding sequence ATGGCGACGCGGATCAAGGGGGTTGATGTGCGTCTTGCGATTACAGTGTGCCTGGCGACGATGCTCGCCGGAGGGACCGCTCATGCGGCCGGGGATCAGGTGCAGCGCGGGCCGGTGCCCAAATGGGCGGTACAGTCGGAGCCGATGCCGGTCCCGGACGACGCGGCAGGCGCGGTGTTCATGCGGCGGCAGGACACCGAGGTTCACCTCGACGAAAAGGGGCAGGTGCTGTTCAACGCCTACCGCGCCAGGATTCTCCATCCCAATGCGCTGCAACTGGGCAACGTGTCGATCGCGTGGAACCCGGCGGCGGGGGCGCCGGTCGTCCACGGGATCAGGATCTACCGCGGGGACGAGGTGATCGATGTCCTCAAGAACGCTTCGTTCGAAGTGCTCCGACGCGAAGACCAGCTTGAGGCGGCGCAGCTTGACGGCAACCTGACGGCGGTGCTGCGCATCCCCGACCTGCGCGTGGGGGACGAGCTGGAATTCGGTGCGACGATCCGCTCCAGCGACCCGACGCTGGGCAGGAACGACGCCGGGCTGCTGGTGCTTGCCGCCGAGCCGGCGCCGGGACGCTTCCACCTGCGGCTGAGCTGGGAGGGTGCGGACAAGCCAGCGGTGAAGATGAGCCCGGACATGGAGAAGGCCGCGCGTCCCGACGCGCAGGTGATCGACTACCTGTTCGACAATCCCGCCGCGCTGACCCCGCCCAAGGACGCGCCGCCGCGCTATCTCTGGCAGCGGGTCGTGGAATTCAGCCGGTTCTCGGATTGGCAGGGCATCTCGCGCCGGTTCGCGCCGCTGTTCGCGACCGCCTCGAAGCTCGATGCGAAGTCGCCGCTCAGGCAGGAGGCGGCGCGCATCGCGGCGGCCAGTGCCAGTCCGCTCGACCGGGCGAGCGCGGCGCTGAAGCTGGTGCAGCAGGACATCCGCTACATCTACGTCGGGCTCGACGGCGGCAACTTCACGCCCGCGGCGGCGGACGAGACGTGGCGGCGGCGCTATGGCGACTGCAAGGGCAAGACCGCGCTGCTGCTGGCGCTCCTGCGCGAAATGGGGATCGAGGCGCAGCCGGTGCTCGTGAACAACGGCGGCGGCGACGATGGCCTCGACCAGCGCCTGCCGAGCCCGCGCATGTTCGATCATGTGCTGGTGCAGGCCCGGATCGAGGGCAAGAGCTACTGGCTCGACGGAACGCTGCCCGCCGTGGTGCTGCCCGGCGCGGACCCGGTCATGCCTTACGAATGGGTGCTGCCGCTCACGACCGAGGGCAGCACGCTCCAGCATCTCGACTGGAAGCCCGCCGCGCGGCCGGATCAGGTGACGCTGTTCGAGATCGACGCGCGTGCCGGGTTCGACAAGCCCGCGCGCATCACCAATACCGTGATCCGGCGCGGGATCGAGGGGTTGCAGCAGGAAGTCCAGTTCTCCGCGCTGACGCCCGCGCAGATGCTCAGCGGCTTTCGCCAGCAGGCAATCGGCGACACCTGGCAGACGATCGACGACGTGAAGTGGCATTACGACCGCAAGGCGCAGGCCAGCGTGCTGACCATCAGCGGCACCGGCACGGTCGACTGGGATGACGGCGGCGATGGCGCCAAGTCCCTCGCGTTGCCCGGCGGCGGCTTCAACCCTCCCGAGAAGCGCCTGCGCGCCGCGGAGCAGGACCAGAGCCTGCCCTATTACAACAAGCCCGATTTCGACTGCCGCGTCACCACCGTGCGCCTGCCGGAGAAGACCAGGCCGGGGCAGTGGACGCACAAGGACGACATCGACAACCGCATGTTCGGTCGCTCCTACTACCGCGCCTTCGATGTGCGCGACGGCGCGCTGCGGATGGTTCGCGGCCTGCGCGTGGAGCAGAAGGAAGTCGATGCCGCGCGTGCTCTCCACGACAACGGCCGGGTCGCCAGCTTCGACAACAGCATGGCCTGGATCACCTACGACCCCGCCGCCGCCGATACCGACAACAAGGCGGGAAGGCCGGTCCCGGCGACCTACGACATCGACTGGACGGCGGACGGCGTGC
- a CDS encoding putative bifunctional diguanylate cyclase/phosphodiesterase, with protein MFKEKSKLGRAFASLETRLVGALALIVVLTMLLQVVTQREAYALRGQSDALIAASAIAENADQFADAVDKLRMAANRGMAATGGSDELTDQAIGIDEKLGKLRSSGVALYDTPGAGNPFAVLDLHVAEIRKIQQRGATSRALIERVERRNAAMAAFADGIARRTHEDRRVAQTQLVNSIGRWQLLVAGTGLVTILVVLLALFDILRNILPAIRRMHGNVQRLADGDLDIEIGEFRLKELKALSGPLETFRRNANAVKSLAFSDPATGMPNRRAFQETFGKLMAAGSEDRFACMVIDIDRFKHVNDDYGHAAGDELVRPIGERVKGLLGTDSMVARVGGDEFAVCVPLGADGCGLALAGDIVASMRAPFSLGEYSVAITVSMGVVDLGIGEVDDVEAVLRNADIALYASKKNGRNCATAFDMSMARERAVDRALEKDLEFAFEREQLRMVYQPIHSVVDDAREVEALVRWRHPELGEVPPSSFIPAAERSGLMVRLGEWIIERALADFSRWPGLHLSINLSPLQLQHEGFSGFLLERCRRHGIAPQRLFLEVTESLSIERNTRALLTLNLLRNLGFRIALDDFGTGYSSLSMVKSFKFDRMKLDRSLVMDLGQDPASVAVLEAAVTMARHVGAEVVAEGISDAHLIGATKSAGCTHLQGYFYSKPIEAGEVPGYFAKPEGEQPLAAVA; from the coding sequence ATGTTCAAAGAGAAGTCGAAACTGGGGCGCGCGTTCGCGTCGCTCGAAACGCGCCTTGTGGGCGCGCTCGCGCTGATCGTGGTGCTGACGATGCTGCTGCAGGTCGTCACCCAGCGCGAGGCCTATGCCCTGCGCGGGCAGAGCGATGCGCTGATTGCCGCCTCGGCCATCGCCGAGAATGCCGACCAGTTCGCCGATGCCGTCGACAAGCTGCGCATGGCGGCCAATCGCGGCATGGCGGCGACCGGCGGCAGCGACGAGCTGACCGACCAGGCCATCGGCATCGACGAGAAGCTGGGCAAGCTGCGCAGCAGCGGCGTTGCGCTCTACGACACGCCGGGGGCGGGAAACCCCTTCGCCGTGCTCGACCTGCACGTCGCCGAAATCCGCAAGATCCAGCAACGCGGCGCGACCAGCCGCGCCCTGATCGAGCGTGTCGAACGGCGCAACGCGGCGATGGCCGCCTTCGCCGACGGCATCGCCCGCCGCACCCATGAAGACCGCCGCGTCGCGCAGACGCAGCTGGTGAACTCCATCGGGCGCTGGCAGCTTCTGGTGGCGGGGACCGGCCTCGTCACGATCCTCGTCGTGCTGCTCGCGCTGTTCGACATCCTGCGCAACATCCTGCCCGCGATCCGCCGGATGCACGGTAACGTGCAGCGACTGGCCGACGGCGATCTCGACATCGAGATCGGCGAATTCCGTCTCAAGGAACTGAAGGCACTGTCCGGCCCGCTGGAAACGTTCCGCCGCAACGCCAATGCGGTGAAGAGCCTCGCCTTCAGCGATCCCGCCACCGGAATGCCCAATCGCCGTGCCTTCCAGGAGACGTTCGGCAAGCTGATGGCAGCGGGCAGCGAGGACCGCTTCGCCTGCATGGTCATCGACATCGACCGCTTCAAGCACGTCAACGACGACTACGGCCATGCCGCAGGCGACGAACTCGTCCGCCCGATCGGGGAGCGCGTGAAGGGTCTGCTCGGCACGGACAGCATGGTGGCGCGCGTCGGCGGAGACGAGTTCGCGGTCTGCGTGCCGCTCGGTGCCGACGGCTGCGGCCTCGCGCTGGCGGGCGACATCGTCGCGTCCATGCGCGCACCGTTCAGCCTCGGCGAATATTCCGTCGCCATCACCGTATCGATGGGCGTGGTGGATCTCGGCATCGGTGAGGTGGACGACGTCGAGGCGGTGCTGCGCAACGCCGACATCGCGCTCTATGCCTCCAAGAAGAACGGCCGCAACTGCGCCACCGCCTTCGATATGTCGATGGCGCGCGAACGGGCGGTGGACCGTGCGCTGGAGAAGGATCTGGAATTCGCCTTCGAGCGCGAGCAGCTGCGCATGGTCTACCAGCCGATCCATTCGGTTGTGGACGACGCGCGCGAGGTGGAGGCGCTGGTGCGCTGGCGGCACCCGGAACTGGGCGAGGTGCCCCCGTCGAGCTTCATCCCGGCGGCGGAGCGCAGCGGCCTGATGGTGCGGCTGGGCGAATGGATCATCGAGCGCGCGCTCGCCGATTTCTCCCGCTGGCCCGGCCTGCACCTCAGCATCAACCTGTCGCCTCTGCAACTGCAGCACGAAGGGTTCAGCGGCTTCCTGCTGGAACGCTGCCGCCGCCACGGGATCGCGCCGCAGCGCCTGTTCCTCGAAGTCACGGAATCGCTGTCGATAGAGCGCAATACGCGGGCTTTGCTGACGCTCAACCTGCTGCGCAACCTCGGCTTCCGCATCGCGCTCGACGATTTCGGGACGGGCTATTCCTCGCTCTCGATGGTCAAGAGCTTCAAGTTCGACCGCATGAAGCTGGACCGCAGCCTCGTCATGGATCTGGGGCAGGATCCGGCCTCGGTCGCGGTGCTGGAGGCGGCAGTCACGATGGCCCGCCACGTCGGCGCGGAAGTGGTGGCCGAGGGGATCAGCGACGCCCACCTCATCGGCGCCACCAAGAGCGCCGGATGCACGCACCTTCAGGGCTACTTCTACAGCAAGCCGATCGAGGCGGGCGAAGTGCCGGGCTATTTCGCGAAGCCGGAAGGGGAGCAGCCTCTGGCGGCGGTGGCCTGA
- a CDS encoding NAD-dependent succinate-semialdehyde dehydrogenase — MAYLDTRLFINGEWTDATDGRTLAVQNPATGEEIGRVAHAGRADLDRALDAAQRGFEVWRDYTPAARSRIMRAAAALLRERSGDIALLLTQEQGKPLPEAKGEINAAADIIDWFAEEGFRVYGRLVPHRSSLSIRQMVVKDPVGPVAAFTPWNFPVNQVVRKISAGLATGCSLIVKAPEETPASPAALIKAFQDAGLPEGVLGLVFGDPAEISEYLIASPIIRKITFTGSTPVGKLLAGMAGKYMKRVSMELGGHAPVIVCEDADVELAVRSAGNAKFRNAGQVCISPTRFLVHNSVKDRFAEALSTLAQGVKVGDGLAEGTQMGPLANARRVAAMAEFQEDAVARGARLLTGGGRIGEAGNFWSPTVLADVPLDARLFNDEPFGPVAGIRGFDKLEEAIAEANRLSFGLAGYAFTSSLANADLLSRRVEVGMLWINTPAAASAELPFGGIKDSGYGTEGGPEALENYLNIRSVVVANV, encoded by the coding sequence ATGGCCTATCTGGATACCCGCCTCTTCATCAACGGCGAATGGACCGATGCCACCGACGGAAGGACGCTGGCGGTGCAGAATCCCGCCACCGGCGAGGAGATCGGCCGTGTCGCGCATGCAGGGCGTGCCGACCTCGACCGTGCGCTTGATGCCGCCCAGCGCGGGTTCGAGGTCTGGCGCGATTACACGCCCGCTGCCCGCAGCCGCATCATGCGCGCCGCCGCCGCTCTCCTGCGCGAGCGGTCGGGGGACATCGCCCTCCTTCTGACGCAGGAGCAGGGCAAGCCGCTTCCCGAGGCGAAGGGCGAAATCAACGCCGCCGCCGACATCATCGACTGGTTCGCCGAGGAAGGCTTCCGCGTCTACGGCCGCCTCGTGCCGCACCGTTCCAGCCTGTCGATCCGGCAGATGGTGGTCAAGGATCCGGTCGGCCCGGTCGCCGCGTTCACGCCCTGGAACTTCCCGGTCAACCAGGTGGTCCGCAAGATCTCGGCGGGCCTGGCCACGGGCTGCTCGCTGATCGTCAAGGCGCCCGAGGAGACCCCGGCCAGCCCGGCGGCGCTCATCAAGGCGTTCCAAGATGCCGGTCTGCCCGAGGGCGTGCTCGGCCTGGTGTTCGGTGATCCGGCCGAGATTTCCGAATACCTGATCGCAAGCCCGATCATCCGCAAGATCACCTTCACGGGATCGACCCCGGTGGGCAAGCTGCTTGCCGGAATGGCGGGCAAGTACATGAAGCGCGTCTCGATGGAACTGGGCGGTCATGCCCCGGTGATCGTCTGCGAGGACGCCGACGTGGAGCTTGCGGTCAGGAGCGCGGGCAACGCCAAGTTCCGCAACGCCGGGCAGGTCTGCATCTCGCCGACCCGGTTCCTCGTCCACAACAGCGTCAAGGACCGCTTCGCCGAGGCGCTCTCCACGCTGGCGCAGGGGGTGAAGGTCGGTGACGGCCTCGCCGAAGGCACGCAGATGGGGCCGCTTGCCAATGCGCGCCGGGTCGCGGCCATGGCCGAGTTCCAGGAGGACGCGGTGGCGCGGGGCGCCCGGCTGCTGACCGGCGGCGGACGCATCGGCGAAGCGGGCAACTTCTGGTCGCCCACCGTGCTGGCCGACGTTCCGCTCGATGCCCGGCTGTTCAACGACGAGCCGTTCGGCCCGGTCGCGGGCATCCGCGGGTTCGACAAGCTGGAAGAGGCGATCGCCGAAGCCAACCGCCTCTCGTTCGGCCTTGCCGGCTATGCCTTCACCAGCAGCCTCGCCAATGCCGACCTGCTGAGCCGCCGGGTCGAAGTGGGCATGCTGTGGATCAACACACCTGCCGCAGCATCGGCGGAACTGCCGTTCGGCGGCATCAAGGACTCCGGCTACGGCACCGAAGGCGGTCCGGAGGCGCTGGAGAACTACCTGAACATCCGCTCGGTCGTGGTCGCCAACGTCTGA